In Lacibacter sp. H375, one DNA window encodes the following:
- a CDS encoding segregation and condensation protein A encodes MQTESYQIKLPQFEGPFDLLLFFIERDELDIYNIPITRIIKDFMDFIHQTEKLNIELSSEFILFISTLMRIKAKMLLPRKEIDEQGNEIDPRQELIDKILEYKRFKEASVQMAEMEAMRMLMVKRGNIAKELSSIGEETGEGTEIQTITMFKLMKTFERVMKKHHERFNKPVHTVVQYNYTMEGSREYMLDMVKKEKNMPFEKLFDVVENRIHAIFLFLSLLELSQQRYMTLLVGEGKNNFIVEWNENREEDAEDSFVYPGSPEEGK; translated from the coding sequence TTGCAAACAGAATCATACCAGATAAAACTGCCCCAGTTCGAAGGCCCTTTTGATCTCCTGTTGTTTTTTATTGAACGTGATGAATTGGATATTTATAACATCCCCATTACACGTATCATTAAAGATTTCATGGATTTTATTCATCAAACCGAAAAGCTGAATATTGAATTGTCGAGTGAATTTATTTTGTTCATTTCAACATTGATGCGCATTAAAGCGAAAATGCTGTTGCCACGTAAAGAAATAGATGAGCAAGGAAATGAAATTGACCCACGCCAGGAACTGATCGATAAAATTCTTGAATACAAACGTTTCAAAGAAGCAAGTGTGCAAATGGCGGAGATGGAAGCAATGCGTATGCTCATGGTAAAGCGTGGTAACATTGCAAAAGAACTTTCAAGTATTGGTGAAGAAACGGGTGAAGGAACAGAGATACAAACCATCACCATGTTTAAACTGATGAAAACGTTTGAACGTGTGATGAAGAAACACCATGAACGTTTTAATAAACCGGTGCATACTGTTGTGCAGTACAACTACACCATGGAAGGCAGTCGTGAGTATATGCTTGATATGGTGAAGAAAGAAAAGAACATGCCGTTTGAAAAATTGTTTGATGTGGTGGAGAACCGTATTCACGCTATTTTCTTATTTCTTTCGTTGCTTGAACTTTCACAACAACGCTATATGACCTTATTGGTTGGTGAAGGGAAAAATAATTTTATTGTTGAGTGGAATGAGAACCGGGAAGAAGATGCGGAAGATTCATTTGTGTATCCAGGTTCGCCGGAAGAAGGAAAATAA
- a CDS encoding sensor histidine kinase, which produces MRIGISKMGAYWWCQVAGWGGNMLMNFFFAWTYNREINASFVLRSLIIAALGLIITHFMRWVIIQSNLLQKTFERQVVYFLILTLAFSMLYPFVSLSLFNILGLFTPEQRVYSFTRLLVGSAINAFVTLLVWNLIYFIYHYVESFRKQQLDALKMQSVVKELELKTIKAHINPHFIFNSLNGIRALVDENPARARTAITELSNILRSSMQAEKMETVPFEKELGIVKDYLALEQMRFEERLKVNFDIDEDTLEQPVPPMMLQTLVENAIKHGISKNITGGVIKISSKFVNDHHELVIRNTGKLNGDFNPDGFGISSTQSRLKLMFGEDAAFSISDVNGNEVEARVSMPAGL; this is translated from the coding sequence ATGCGCATAGGAATCAGTAAAATGGGAGCTTATTGGTGGTGCCAGGTAGCTGGATGGGGAGGTAATATGCTCATGAATTTCTTTTTTGCCTGGACATACAACCGGGAGATCAATGCATCTTTTGTGTTGCGTTCGCTCATTATTGCTGCGCTAGGGTTGATCATTACTCATTTTATGCGTTGGGTGATCATTCAGTCGAACCTTTTGCAGAAAACATTTGAACGACAGGTGGTTTACTTCCTGATTCTTACGCTTGCCTTTTCTATGTTGTACCCTTTCGTTTCGCTTTCCCTTTTCAACATACTCGGTTTATTTACGCCTGAGCAACGGGTGTACAGTTTCACCAGGCTGTTAGTTGGTTCTGCCATTAATGCGTTTGTAACCTTATTGGTTTGGAACCTGATCTACTTTATTTACCATTACGTTGAATCCTTCCGTAAACAACAGCTCGATGCATTAAAGATGCAAAGTGTGGTGAAAGAGCTGGAGCTCAAAACAATTAAAGCGCATATCAATCCACATTTCATTTTTAATTCATTGAATGGTATACGGGCTTTGGTTGATGAAAATCCTGCACGTGCAAGAACAGCTATCACTGAGTTGAGTAACATCCTGCGCAGCAGTATGCAGGCGGAGAAAATGGAAACCGTTCCGTTTGAAAAAGAGCTGGGTATTGTAAAAGATTACCTCGCACTGGAACAGATGCGGTTTGAAGAACGATTGAAAGTGAATTTTGATATTGATGAAGATACACTGGAACAGCCGGTGCCGCCTATGATGTTGCAGACACTGGTGGAAAATGCGATCAAGCATGGCATCAGCAAAAACATAACGGGTGGTGTTATTAAGATCAGTTCAAAATTTGTGAACGATCATCATGAACTGGTGATCAGGAATACCGGTAAACTCAATGGTGATTTTAACCCCGATGGTTTTGGTATATCCAGCACACAAAGCAGGTTGAAACTAATGTTTGGTGAAGATGCTGCTTTTTCGATCAGCGATGTAAACGGAAATGAAGTGGAAGCAAGAGTAAGTATGCCCGCCGGTTTGTAA
- a CDS encoding carboxypeptidase-like regulatory domain-containing protein, with amino-acid sequence MKYHLCYLLICLFANVKVVHAFERIQGVCIDAESRRGVPFATVVLQKTNLFTDADSSGFFEIDIFGDDTLLVTSIGYKDHKIAISDLKKEQTVFLQPLPVQLSEVFVGKRQSMTIGLTKGKKKFTMNSDDCLRFEMATRINIPDNVGQFQLKSVSINGVGFNEENPVRIHIYNVGKYGEPAFELLKKDIVITKNSSKNNVLHIDVEGQGIFLSDDQFFVGVQWIADSINKERINTKKERVIGPGVYCSHYISSTVTYTRSSNLAGYKWMLHTNGIIYPFDYDKIPSKIKSPLNMLVSCDILY; translated from the coding sequence ATGAAATACCACCTCTGCTATTTACTTATCTGCCTATTTGCTAATGTCAAAGTTGTTCATGCCTTTGAAAGAATTCAAGGAGTTTGTATTGATGCTGAATCAAGAAGAGGTGTCCCTTTTGCCACCGTTGTTCTTCAAAAGACAAATCTATTTACCGATGCAGATAGTAGTGGATTTTTTGAGATTGATATTTTTGGTGACGATACTTTATTAGTAACAAGTATCGGATACAAGGATCATAAAATTGCTATCAGTGATTTAAAAAAGGAGCAAACTGTTTTTCTTCAACCCTTGCCTGTTCAGTTATCTGAAGTTTTTGTTGGCAAAAGGCAATCAATGACCATAGGTTTAACAAAGGGGAAGAAGAAATTTACTATGAATTCGGATGATTGTTTACGATTTGAAATGGCTACCAGAATAAATATTCCGGATAACGTTGGGCAATTTCAGCTCAAGAGTGTTTCTATAAACGGAGTTGGCTTTAATGAAGAAAATCCTGTTCGTATACATATTTACAACGTCGGAAAATATGGGGAGCCGGCTTTCGAGTTGCTGAAAAAGGATATTGTTATTACAAAAAACTCATCAAAAAATAATGTATTGCATATTGATGTCGAAGGCCAGGGTATTTTTCTGAGTGACGATCAGTTTTTTGTTGGAGTTCAGTGGATAGCAGATAGTATAAATAAAGAAAGAATAAATACGAAAAAGGAACGTGTAATCGGTCCGGGAGTTTATTGTTCTCACTACATCTCTTCAACAGTTACTTATACGAGATCGTCAAATCTTGCAGGTTATAAATGGATGCTTCACACCAATGGGATTATTTATCCGTTTGACTATGACAAGATTCCATCAAAAATTAAGTCGCCATTAAATATGCTTGTGTCTTGCGATATTCTATATTGA
- a CDS encoding DUF3078 domain-containing protein: MMKQILFSVVMLYCTTTNAQDAQVKRLKDESNKTIKKEPEQKEGWTKGGVFNLNLSQGASRNWAAGAEKFSFSINALANTFAYYKRYRNVWDNTLNVQYGIVNATSIGTRKNDDRFDLLSRYGYQLGDTATSKWYLSALANLRTQMTTGYNYAVDPQRKNSALFAPAYLLVSPGIMYKPNATFDVFLSPVTSRWVIVNGKNKDIRRLFNFTDTTKMAINEIGAFLTANLKKELAKNIGLTSRLDLFSNYRNNPQNIDVFWTNTLGFKVNKYIGVSYNFDLIYDHDTKNVETGGLMGTQLKSLMGIGFTATF, translated from the coding sequence ATGATGAAACAGATATTATTTTCTGTTGTTATGCTGTATTGTACAACAACAAATGCACAGGATGCGCAGGTAAAACGTTTGAAGGACGAATCGAACAAAACTATTAAGAAAGAGCCTGAACAAAAAGAAGGTTGGACAAAAGGAGGCGTCTTCAATCTCAATCTCAGCCAGGGTGCCAGCCGTAACTGGGCTGCTGGTGCAGAGAAATTTTCTTTTTCTATCAATGCATTGGCAAACACCTTTGCTTATTACAAACGATACAGGAATGTGTGGGATAACACATTGAATGTGCAGTATGGTATTGTGAATGCAACAAGTATCGGCACACGAAAAAATGATGATCGTTTCGATCTCCTTTCACGTTACGGTTATCAATTGGGCGATACTGCAACAAGTAAATGGTACTTATCGGCCTTAGCGAACCTCCGTACACAAATGACAACGGGCTACAATTATGCCGTTGATCCCCAAAGAAAAAATTCGGCTTTGTTTGCACCTGCATACCTGTTGGTATCGCCGGGTATTATGTACAAGCCCAATGCAACATTCGATGTATTTCTTTCGCCCGTTACTTCACGTTGGGTAATTGTGAACGGGAAAAATAAAGATATCCGCCGCCTCTTCAATTTTACTGATACCACTAAGATGGCTATTAACGAGATTGGTGCGTTTCTAACCGCTAATCTCAAAAAAGAACTGGCGAAAAATATCGGTCTCACCAGCAGGCTCGATCTGTTCAGTAACTACAGGAATAATCCGCAGAATATCGATGTGTTTTGGACCAACACATTGGGTTTCAAGGTGAATAAATATATTGGTGTAAGCTATAATTTCGACCTCATTTACGACCACGATACAAAAAATGTCGAAACCGGTGGTTTAATGGGTACGCAGCTCAAATCCCTCATGGGTATTGGGTTTACAGCCACTTTTTAG
- a CDS encoding M28 family peptidase, protein MKKFFATWLLLTVTTFLFAQTKVDNIINAKEVERIERVLASDEMKGRRVFSPEIDKAADFIAAEFKAAGLETWNNSGTYRQEFSVINPRFLGASGTVNGVQVDVRNIAAVTHQPIVTINEQSGYEKATIAAGANLFNEAQTIVRSGKNYVVLVDTSHAKNFRWLSSFKRGTTKLTNTVIFVATTAQELSTYAFEAKHEVVEQKLSNVVGIIPGKSKKEEYVIFSGHYDHIGIGKPVDGDSIFNGANDDAAGTTAVIMLAKYYKALNNNERTIIFAAFTAEESGGYGAQYFSRQFEPAKVAAMFNIEMIGTESKWGKNSAYITGYEKTDMGAIMQKNLEGTGFTFHPDPYTDQNLFYRSDNATLARLGVPAHTISTSKMDNEPNYHKVSDEVETLDMDNMAMIIKSIAMSARSIVSGKDSPSRVKVEELR, encoded by the coding sequence ATGAAGAAATTTTTTGCAACGTGGTTATTGCTTACAGTAACCACGTTTTTATTTGCACAAACGAAAGTTGATAACATCATCAATGCAAAGGAAGTAGAACGCATTGAACGTGTGCTCGCATCAGATGAAATGAAAGGCCGTCGTGTGTTTTCGCCGGAGATCGATAAAGCTGCGGATTTTATTGCTGCCGAATTTAAAGCTGCCGGTTTGGAAACATGGAACAACAGCGGCACTTATCGCCAGGAGTTTTCTGTTATCAATCCACGATTTCTTGGTGCTTCGGGTACAGTTAATGGCGTACAGGTTGATGTACGAAACATTGCAGCTGTAACCCATCAGCCAATAGTAACTATCAATGAACAATCTGGTTATGAAAAAGCAACGATCGCAGCTGGTGCAAATTTATTCAATGAAGCACAGACGATTGTTCGCTCAGGTAAGAACTATGTAGTGCTGGTTGATACAAGTCATGCAAAGAATTTCCGTTGGCTTTCTTCCTTCAAACGTGGTACAACTAAGCTGACAAATACCGTGATATTTGTTGCAACTACAGCACAAGAGTTATCAACGTATGCATTTGAAGCAAAGCATGAAGTGGTGGAACAGAAATTGTCGAATGTCGTAGGAATTATCCCGGGCAAAAGCAAAAAAGAGGAGTATGTGATCTTCTCGGGTCACTACGATCATATTGGAATAGGCAAGCCTGTTGATGGTGATTCAATTTTTAATGGTGCCAATGATGATGCCGCAGGAACCACAGCAGTTATAATGCTTGCAAAATATTACAAAGCATTAAACAATAATGAACGCACCATCATCTTTGCTGCATTTACTGCAGAAGAATCAGGTGGTTATGGTGCACAATATTTCTCCCGTCAATTTGAACCGGCAAAAGTTGCAGCGATGTTTAACATTGAAATGATTGGTACTGAAAGTAAGTGGGGTAAAAACTCTGCCTACATTACTGGTTATGAAAAAACAGATATGGGCGCAATTATGCAGAAGAATCTTGAAGGGACAGGGTTTACATTTCATCCCGATCCATACACTGATCAGAATTTATTCTATCGATCCGATAATGCAACACTTGCACGTTTAGGTGTTCCTGCGCATACCATCTCTACTTCAAAGATGGATAATGAACCAAATTACCATAAAGTATCTGATGAAGTGGAAACACTTGATATGGATAATATGGCAATGATCATAAAATCAATTGCCATGAGCGCAAGAAGTATTGTGAGCGGGAAAGATTCGCCATCAAGAGTGAAAGTGGAAGAGTTGAGATAA
- a CDS encoding M48 family metallopeptidase translates to MLLKTIVLTSVLLFFCSLLSAQQNPFHNFQTDDTILKKNWVQSVRIVKTSWLSKATPSLKKDYEEIYKTHFEQIEKTINSKSPITAKEPHQYLQQVLGKIIKANPVLKADELRIFFTRDWWPNAYSMGDGSIAINAGLVIHMHNEAELAFVLCHELAHYYKAHTLQSVDNYVTVTNSPEFQKKLKELSKKEFGVNAELEKLSLNLIFNSRHHSRSRETEADLQAFTFFKNTGYDANGIVSLLQLLDTVDKATVFPKLNVQTILHFESYPFKKKWIQEESAIFSKIDTQSAEEKAKEIDSFKTHPDCTVRIAALKDSVAAKTGGNSFLVDENYFHKLKEELLLEMIEHTYQSGNVSRNIYYNLLLLQQQKQTNLAAYLIARDLNKLYEQQKNHKAGLLLDTENKFYSKDYNELLRFLTRIRLDEMAQLTKAFCNRYLLPLKEFKPVAEQINIAEKNNNQH, encoded by the coding sequence ATGCTTTTGAAAACCATTGTCCTCACTTCTGTTTTGCTATTCTTCTGCTCGCTGCTATCAGCACAGCAAAATCCTTTTCATAATTTCCAAACCGATGATACTATTCTGAAAAAGAATTGGGTGCAGTCAGTGCGCATTGTGAAAACGTCATGGTTATCGAAAGCTACTCCATCACTGAAAAAGGATTATGAAGAGATCTATAAAACACATTTCGAACAGATTGAAAAAACGATCAACAGCAAAAGTCCTATCACTGCAAAAGAACCTCATCAATACCTGCAACAAGTGTTGGGCAAAATCATTAAAGCTAATCCTGTATTAAAAGCTGATGAGTTACGAATATTTTTTACACGTGACTGGTGGCCGAATGCATATAGCATGGGAGATGGTTCCATTGCTATTAATGCAGGACTTGTAATACATATGCATAACGAAGCAGAACTTGCATTTGTGTTGTGCCATGAACTGGCGCATTACTATAAAGCACATACGCTGCAGTCGGTCGACAACTATGTTACTGTAACAAATAGTCCGGAATTTCAAAAGAAACTAAAAGAGCTGTCGAAAAAAGAATTTGGTGTGAATGCAGAGCTTGAAAAACTAAGTCTGAATTTGATTTTCAACAGCAGGCATCATAGCCGCAGCAGGGAAACAGAAGCCGATTTGCAGGCTTTTACTTTTTTTAAGAATACCGGGTACGATGCAAATGGTATTGTATCGTTACTGCAATTACTCGATACAGTTGACAAAGCAACTGTTTTCCCAAAGCTCAATGTGCAGACAATACTCCACTTTGAAAGCTATCCGTTTAAAAAGAAATGGATACAGGAAGAGTCGGCTATCTTCAGTAAAATAGATACTCAGTCGGCCGAAGAAAAAGCAAAAGAAATTGATTCATTCAAAACACATCCTGATTGTACAGTTCGTATTGCGGCTTTGAAAGATTCAGTAGCTGCAAAAACCGGAGGTAACTCTTTCCTGGTTGATGAAAACTATTTTCATAAACTGAAAGAAGAACTTTTGCTTGAAATGATTGAACATACTTATCAATCGGGTAATGTAAGCCGTAATATTTATTACAACCTGCTTTTGTTGCAACAACAAAAGCAAACAAATCTTGCCGCATACTTAATTGCAAGAGATCTGAATAAGTTATACGAGCAACAGAAAAATCACAAAGCAGGCTTACTACTTGATACAGAAAATAAATTCTATTCTAAAGACTATAATGAACTCCTGCGGTTTCTTACCCGCATTCGACTTGATGAAATGGCTCAATTGACAAAAGCATTTTGCAACCGTTACTTATTGCCATTAAAAGAATTTAAACCAGTAGCTGAACAAATAAACATAGCCGAAAAAAACAATAATCAACATTAA
- the dxs gene encoding 1-deoxy-D-xylulose-5-phosphate synthase — translation MEIKPGSLLSKIDSPADLKKLPMDQLPQVCDELRQYIIDVVSVHGGHFGASLGVVELSTALHYVYNTPYDQLVWDVGHQAYGHKILTGRRDNFHTNRKYHGLSGFPKRSESEYDTFGVGHSSTSISAALGMAMAAKMKGENRKSIAVIGDGAMTAGLAFEAMNHAGVADSDVLIILNDNCMSIDPNVGALKEYLTDITTSPTYNRIKDDVWKALGKLPVGKTFTREMASKLEHSIKGFVSKSSNLFEALQLRYFGPIDGHNITKLVDTLKDLKNIPGPKLLHIVTVKGKGYELAEKDQTKWHAPGLFDKVTGEIHKKKFDTPQPPKYQDVFGHTMIELAEQNAKIVGITPAMPSGSSLKFMMDKMPHRAFDVGICEQHAVTLSAGMATQGMKVFCNIYSSFMQRAYDMVVHDVAIQKLPVIFCLDRAGLVGEDGPTHHGCYDIAYMRCVPNMIVAAPMNEAELRNMMYTAQLDTHTLPISIRYPRGEGVMPEWRNEMKEIEIGKGRKLKDGEGIAILSFGHPGNFAASAIRELKNDGINPAHYDMRFAKPIDEEMLHEVFAKFSKVVTIEDGTVVGGFGSAVLEFMAANNYNAEVKIMGIPDALVEHGTPKQLYEEIGIDANGIAKTVREMMDVRVTVKA, via the coding sequence ATGGAAATAAAACCCGGTTCCCTACTCAGCAAAATTGATTCTCCGGCCGATTTGAAAAAACTGCCTATGGATCAATTACCCCAGGTTTGCGATGAGTTACGCCAGTATATTATTGATGTGGTGAGCGTGCATGGTGGCCACTTTGGCGCCAGCCTTGGTGTGGTGGAATTATCAACTGCTCTTCATTATGTTTACAATACACCTTACGATCAGTTGGTATGGGATGTTGGTCACCAGGCTTATGGTCATAAGATCCTAACCGGTCGCCGGGATAATTTTCACACCAACAGGAAATACCACGGGCTTAGCGGTTTCCCCAAACGCAGTGAAAGCGAATACGACACGTTTGGTGTTGGTCACTCTTCTACATCAATTTCTGCAGCATTAGGCATGGCAATGGCTGCAAAAATGAAAGGTGAAAACCGGAAATCAATTGCAGTGATTGGTGATGGAGCTATGACGGCTGGTTTAGCTTTTGAAGCTATGAACCATGCAGGTGTTGCTGATAGCGATGTGCTGATCATTTTGAATGATAACTGTATGAGCATCGACCCGAACGTTGGTGCGTTGAAAGAATACCTGACCGACATTACTACCTCCCCCACTTACAATCGTATTAAAGATGATGTGTGGAAGGCGTTGGGCAAATTACCGGTTGGTAAAACCTTTACCCGTGAAATGGCGAGCAAGCTGGAGCACAGCATAAAAGGTTTTGTAAGTAAGAGCAGTAATTTATTTGAAGCATTACAGCTGCGTTATTTTGGTCCTATCGATGGACATAACATCACGAAGCTTGTTGATACACTAAAAGATCTCAAAAATATTCCCGGGCCGAAACTATTGCATATTGTAACGGTGAAAGGGAAAGGATATGAGCTGGCTGAAAAAGATCAAACCAAATGGCATGCACCGGGTTTGTTTGATAAAGTAACAGGTGAAATTCATAAGAAGAAATTTGACACTCCCCAACCTCCCAAATACCAGGATGTGTTTGGACATACGATGATTGAACTGGCTGAACAGAACGCAAAAATTGTCGGTATTACTCCGGCAATGCCAAGTGGCTCTTCACTTAAATTCATGATGGACAAAATGCCGCACCGTGCATTTGACGTAGGTATATGCGAACAGCATGCCGTTACACTCAGCGCAGGTATGGCAACTCAGGGAATGAAAGTGTTTTGCAACATCTACTCCTCATTTATGCAACGTGCATATGATATGGTGGTGCATGATGTAGCTATTCAAAAACTGCCTGTGATCTTTTGTTTAGATCGTGCAGGTTTGGTAGGCGAAGATGGGCCTACACATCATGGCTGTTACGATATTGCTTACATGCGTTGTGTACCCAACATGATTGTGGCTGCTCCCATGAATGAAGCTGAGTTGCGTAACATGATGTATACTGCTCAACTTGATACACATACATTGCCTATTTCTATCCGTTATCCAAGAGGTGAAGGTGTAATGCCTGAGTGGAGAAATGAAATGAAAGAAATTGAAATTGGTAAAGGCCGCAAGTTGAAAGATGGAGAAGGCATTGCGATTTTATCTTTTGGCCATCCCGGCAACTTTGCAGCAAGTGCCATTCGTGAATTAAAGAACGATGGCATTAATCCTGCACATTACGATATGCGTTTTGCAAAACCAATTGATGAAGAAATGCTGCACGAAGTGTTTGCAAAATTCAGTAAGGTTGTAACCATTGAAGACGGAACTGTGGTTGGTGGGTTTGGAAGTGCAGTGCTTGAATTTATGGCTGCTAACAATTATAATGCTGAAGTAAAGATCATGGGTATTCCTGATGCACTGGTAGAACATGGCACACCAAAACAGTTGTATGAAGAAATTGGTATTGATGCGAATGGTATTGCAAAAACGGTGAGAGAGATGATGGATGTGAGGGTGACGGTGAAAGCTTAA
- a CDS encoding LytR/AlgR family response regulator transcription factor translates to MNKRAIIIDDERLARNELKKLLTEFPDIEVIDEASNVDEGLQKIEALNPDLIFLDIQMPGKTGFDLLSELDRTPEVIFTTAYDEYALRAFEVNALDYLLKPIEPKRLADALHKLDEDDKETTVDGEPVSVNRSMLSENDQVFVKDGERCWFVKLSDIRLFESVGNYAKVYFGPNKPLILKSLNALEERLDEKIFFRANRKHIVNLRMIEKVEPYFNGGLLLEIHGGDKIEVSRRQAVKFKEMMSL, encoded by the coding sequence ATGAACAAAAGAGCTATCATTATTGATGATGAACGTTTGGCCAGGAATGAACTGAAGAAATTATTGACCGAGTTTCCGGATATAGAAGTGATCGATGAAGCATCGAATGTAGATGAAGGTTTGCAGAAGATAGAAGCTTTGAACCCTGATCTTATTTTTCTCGATATCCAGATGCCGGGTAAAACAGGTTTTGATCTGTTGAGCGAACTTGACCGTACACCCGAAGTGATTTTTACCACTGCTTATGATGAATATGCGTTGCGTGCTTTTGAAGTGAATGCATTGGATTATTTGTTGAAGCCAATTGAACCCAAGCGTTTGGCTGATGCATTACATAAGCTGGATGAAGATGATAAAGAAACAACTGTTGATGGTGAGCCTGTTTCGGTTAACCGCAGCATGCTGAGTGAGAACGACCAGGTTTTTGTAAAAGATGGTGAGCGTTGCTGGTTTGTAAAGCTGAGCGATATCCGTTTGTTTGAGAGTGTAGGCAACTATGCGAAAGTGTATTTTGGTCCAAACAAACCATTGATCTTAAAATCACTGAATGCATTGGAGGAGCGTTTGGATGAAAAAATATTCTTCCGTGCCAACCGTAAACATATTGTGAACCTGCGCATGATTGAAAAAGTTGAACCTTATTTTAATGGCGGGTTGTTGTTGGAAATTCATGGTGGCGATAAAATTGAAGTGAGTCGCAGACAGGCCGTGAAGTTTAAAGAAATGATGAGTTTATAA
- a CDS encoding DUF6770 family protein gives MKKLTVLFMLMGFIASTQAQKLSIANIQKASVMRNSDAIKEGSEVKGYYFFYVSDKIDRKTNEYTLQIMDQSLNKLKELKFQDSKNVSIIESSFNGTDLIFLFYNSDANILDYQVYGADGTKKFSYTKSISKKDEAYLRTNYLLDDEDNNFKGLYPVEGKGFISNVPSRDNKDFTFQISYVGTDTKKQWTYVPAMDGKMFVGDYLGTYKNVVYVEMLKYSSRFDRNPESFVLGLSLENGKLLFQKSTNEGKYNFYPISMSVLNDGKAYLYGEYFDKGGNVMKDKSKGFAFFGIDESGKTLSEKYSSWALDLGKHLGTSGSGKIDDFGYMFLHNMIQTDDGSIYAIGEGYKKAASGLGIATTILAGAAGSSSNISTVKLKVTDMLVIRFQPDFTVKEASIYKKSDNDFQLTSGSEFISTQMLGKHIKYYYSGFDYAYTQVNKDHSSFSVCYSDYERGKGYKGTTFNSITYNDGKLTQDKIQTKSDANRSIVLPARQGQVLIMDYYKKDKKLDLHFEKLN, from the coding sequence ATGAAAAAACTAACAGTTTTATTTATGCTTATGGGCTTTATAGCAAGCACGCAGGCACAAAAATTAAGTATTGCCAATATTCAGAAGGCGAGTGTAATGCGCAATTCTGACGCCATTAAAGAAGGCAGCGAAGTGAAAGGTTATTATTTCTTTTACGTGAGCGACAAAATTGACCGTAAAACAAATGAATACACATTACAGATCATGGATCAAAGCCTGAACAAGTTGAAAGAATTGAAATTCCAGGATTCAAAAAACGTGAGCATCATTGAATCATCGTTTAACGGTACCGATCTTATATTCTTGTTCTATAATTCTGATGCAAACATTCTGGATTACCAGGTTTATGGTGCAGATGGTACAAAGAAATTCTCGTACACAAAAAGTATATCCAAAAAGGACGAGGCTTACTTAAGAACCAACTATTTATTAGATGATGAGGACAATAATTTTAAAGGATTATACCCGGTAGAAGGAAAAGGATTTATTTCAAATGTTCCCAGCCGTGATAACAAAGATTTTACTTTTCAGATCAGTTACGTGGGTACTGATACAAAAAAACAATGGACTTATGTTCCGGCAATGGATGGTAAAATGTTTGTGGGTGATTATCTCGGTACTTATAAAAATGTAGTATATGTTGAAATGTTGAAATATTCCAGCAGATTCGATCGTAATCCGGAATCGTTTGTACTTGGTTTATCGCTTGAAAACGGGAAACTACTATTCCAAAAATCGACCAATGAAGGAAAATATAATTTCTACCCAATCAGCATGTCGGTTTTAAATGATGGTAAAGCCTATCTCTATGGAGAGTATTTTGACAAGGGAGGTAATGTGATGAAAGATAAATCAAAAGGGTTTGCGTTTTTTGGGATTGACGAATCAGGAAAAACCCTGAGCGAAAAATATTCTTCCTGGGCACTTGATCTTGGCAAACATCTCGGCACAAGTGGAAGTGGTAAAATCGATGATTTCGGTTATATGTTCCTTCACAATATGATACAAACAGACGATGGTAGCATTTATGCGATTGGCGAAGGTTACAAAAAAGCTGCAAGCGGTTTGGGAATTGCAACAACTATACTTGCAGGTGCCGCAGGCAGCAGCTCGAATATCAGCACGGTGAAATTAAAAGTGACCGATATGCTTGTGATTAGATTTCAGCCTGATTTTACCGTTAAAGAAGCTTCGATTTACAAGAAAAGCGATAACGATTTTCAACTCACCAGCGGTTCTGAATTTATAAGCACACAGATGCTTGGGAAACATATCAAATACTACTACAGTGGTTTTGATTATGCATATACACAGGTAAACAAAGACCATAGTTCGTTTTCTGTTTGCTACAGTGATTATGAGCGGGGAAAAGGTTATAAAGGAACTACGTTTAATTCCATTACTTACAACGATGGCAAACTTACCCAGGACAAGATCCAGACAAAATCAGATGCCAACAGATCAATTGTATTACCTGCACGCCAGGGACAAGTCCTGATCATGGATTATTATAAAAAAGATAAGAAACTGGATCTGCATTTTGAAAAACTGAATTAA